In Agromyces sp. G08B096, a genomic segment contains:
- a CDS encoding pyridoxamine 5'-phosphate oxidase family protein: MTSTDLSAPAPDRRIRRMPERQVTDQAALHALLDAELVGHLAATHYGGPIVVPMAYARAGDHLLLHGSTGGGFALRAAAERTPVAFAVTSLDGLVVARSLYDHSMNYRSAIVYGVLEAVEDEASALDLLTERLLPGRAREVRASTRKELAATRVLRLALDDVVMKARAGGPSESPDDGEDHSSWAGVVPLARTWGEPVASVLTPAGVPVPESVVALATTGAPS, encoded by the coding sequence GTGACCAGCACCGACCTCTCCGCCCCCGCCCCCGACCGCCGCATCCGACGGATGCCCGAACGCCAGGTGACCGACCAGGCCGCGCTGCATGCGCTGCTCGACGCCGAGCTCGTCGGCCACCTCGCCGCCACCCACTACGGCGGACCCATCGTGGTGCCCATGGCCTACGCCCGCGCCGGCGACCACCTGCTGCTGCACGGCTCCACCGGAGGCGGGTTCGCCCTCCGGGCCGCCGCGGAGCGCACCCCCGTCGCCTTCGCCGTGACCAGCCTCGACGGCCTGGTCGTCGCCCGCTCGCTCTACGACCACTCGATGAACTACCGCAGCGCGATCGTCTACGGCGTGCTCGAGGCCGTCGAGGACGAGGCATCCGCCCTCGACCTGCTCACCGAGCGCCTGCTGCCCGGCCGTGCCCGGGAGGTGCGCGCGAGCACGCGCAAGGAGCTCGCCGCCACGCGGGTGCTCCGGCTCGCGCTCGACGACGTCGTCATGAAAGCGCGCGCCGGCGGTCCGTCGGAGTCGCCCGACGACGGCGAAGACCACTCCAGCTGGGCCGGCGTCGTGCCGCTCGCCCGCACCTGGGGCGAGCCCGTCGCTTCGGTGCTCACCCCTGCGGGTGTGCCCGTCCCGGAATCGGTGGTCGCGCTGGCGACGACCGGCGCGCCGTCCTGA
- the iolC gene encoding 5-dehydro-2-deoxygluconokinase: MSTREPGSFEVLTIGRVGIDLYPVETGRTLDEVETFTKSLGGSPANVAIAAARHGRRSALVSKTGADAFGRFVHRELERLGVDASAVGTTPELQTPLTFCEIFPPDDFPLTFYRRPKAPDLEIGAGDVPLDQVRAAGVYWSTVTGLSEEPSRSAHHAAWAARGRAPLTVLDLDYRPMFWPSAEEASREVRRALTQVTVAVGNLDECEVAVGERDPRRAAEALLEAGLELAVVKQGPRGVLAMTRDEVVESPPIPVDVVNGLGAGDGFGGALCHGLLAGWPLERTIRFANAAGAIVATRRECSTAMPSTEEVEGLLAERAGTPTGGGADAIA, translated from the coding sequence ATGAGCACACGAGAACCGGGCTCCTTCGAGGTCCTCACCATCGGCCGCGTCGGCATCGATCTCTATCCAGTGGAGACCGGCCGCACTCTCGATGAGGTCGAGACCTTCACCAAATCGCTCGGGGGAAGTCCCGCGAACGTCGCCATCGCCGCGGCACGCCACGGCCGGCGCAGTGCGCTCGTCAGCAAGACCGGGGCCGACGCATTCGGCCGGTTCGTGCACCGCGAGCTCGAGCGCCTCGGCGTCGACGCCTCCGCCGTGGGAACGACGCCCGAGCTGCAGACGCCGCTGACGTTCTGCGAGATCTTCCCGCCCGACGACTTCCCCCTCACCTTCTACCGACGGCCGAAGGCGCCCGACCTGGAGATCGGGGCCGGCGACGTGCCGCTCGACCAGGTCCGTGCCGCCGGCGTCTACTGGTCCACGGTGACGGGCCTCAGCGAGGAACCGAGCCGATCCGCGCACCACGCCGCATGGGCGGCACGGGGCCGCGCTCCGCTCACGGTGCTCGACCTCGACTACCGGCCGATGTTCTGGCCCTCGGCCGAGGAGGCGAGCCGCGAGGTGCGCCGGGCCCTCACGCAGGTGACGGTCGCGGTCGGCAACCTCGACGAGTGCGAAGTGGCGGTCGGCGAACGGGACCCCCGACGAGCGGCCGAGGCGCTGCTCGAGGCCGGGCTCGAGCTCGCCGTCGTGAAGCAGGGTCCACGAGGCGTCCTCGCGATGACGCGCGACGAGGTGGTCGAGTCTCCGCCGATCCCCGTCGACGTGGTGAACGGGCTCGGCGCTGGCGACGGGTTCGGCGGCGCCCTCTGCCACGGACTGCTCGCGGGCTGGCCGCTCGAACGCACCATCCGGTTCGCGAACGCGGCCGGGGCCATCGTCGCCACCCGCCGGGAATGCTCCACCGCGATGCCGTCGACCGAGGAGGTCGAGGGGCTCCTCGCAGAGCGGGCCGGCACGCCGACCGGAGGAGGCGCCGATGCCATCGCGTGA
- a CDS encoding FAD-binding oxidoreductase, with product MSILSSLTERVPDRAFGPGSPEYDAGRTVFAGVGEPEAVVRPTTADEVAMAVRTAVDHGRPIAVRSGGHGSLPVTGGVVIDLSALDAISVGADGLVSVGGGARWGDVAAALAPHGLALTSGDTREVGVGGIGVGGGIGWLVRTHGLTIDLVREVEVVTAAGAVVTANAGTHPELFWALRGGGGNFGIVTRFTFQAARVGDFVGGHVRFDASDVGAILRAWRDVTVASPDELNSTLMVIPPFGPEMPGGPQLAVALQGTEEELRRLLDPLLSLPSVTEVSLAPVAFGDLLESAPPGRPPFRFVGSNGFVPELSDEFLASCEQALAVGAPTMLMLRALGGAFARVAPDATPIAFRDAQAFFMVNALLPADASDDDLAALRLQLDAPFDHTSGKYANFTQEYGDDVLATIYAPSALERLRRVKAEFDPGDVFRGAHHIAPA from the coding sequence ATGTCCATCCTCTCGTCGCTCACCGAACGCGTCCCCGATCGGGCCTTCGGCCCCGGCTCCCCTGAGTACGACGCCGGCCGCACCGTGTTCGCCGGAGTCGGCGAGCCCGAGGCCGTCGTCCGCCCCACCACCGCCGACGAGGTCGCCATGGCGGTGCGCACGGCGGTCGACCACGGCCGTCCGATCGCCGTCCGCAGCGGCGGGCACGGCAGCCTGCCGGTGACCGGCGGCGTCGTGATCGACCTCTCCGCGCTCGACGCGATCTCGGTCGGAGCCGACGGGCTGGTCTCGGTCGGCGGCGGTGCCCGCTGGGGCGACGTCGCGGCCGCGCTGGCGCCGCACGGGCTCGCCCTCACGTCGGGCGACACGCGCGAGGTGGGCGTCGGCGGCATCGGCGTGGGCGGGGGCATCGGCTGGCTCGTGCGCACGCACGGACTCACGATCGACCTGGTGCGCGAGGTCGAGGTCGTCACGGCGGCCGGCGCCGTCGTCACGGCGAACGCCGGCACCCACCCCGAGCTCTTCTGGGCGCTTCGCGGCGGCGGGGGCAACTTCGGCATCGTGACGAGGTTCACCTTCCAGGCGGCCCGGGTGGGCGACTTCGTCGGCGGACACGTGCGGTTCGACGCATCCGACGTCGGTGCGATCCTCCGCGCCTGGCGCGACGTGACGGTGGCCTCGCCCGACGAGCTCAATTCGACGCTCATGGTGATACCGCCGTTCGGGCCCGAGATGCCCGGCGGGCCGCAGCTGGCGGTGGCGCTGCAGGGCACCGAGGAGGAGCTCCGGCGCCTCCTCGACCCGCTGCTGTCGCTGCCGTCGGTCACCGAGGTCTCGCTCGCGCCCGTCGCGTTCGGCGACCTGCTCGAGTCCGCCCCGCCCGGGCGTCCGCCGTTCCGCTTCGTCGGCAGCAACGGGTTCGTGCCCGAGCTGTCCGACGAGTTCCTTGCCTCGTGCGAGCAGGCCCTCGCGGTCGGCGCGCCCACGATGCTCATGCTCCGCGCGCTCGGCGGCGCGTTCGCCCGCGTCGCGCCGGATGCCACGCCGATCGCGTTCCGCGACGCTCAGGCCTTCTTCATGGTGAACGCGCTGCTGCCGGCGGACGCGAGCGACGACGATCTCGCCGCGCTGCGCCTCCAGCTCGATGCGCCGTTCGATCACACGTCGGGCAAGTACGCCAACTTCACCCAGGAGTACGGCGACGACGTGCTCGCGACGATCTATGCGCCCTCCGCGCTCGAACGGCTCCGGCGGGTCAAGGCGGAGTTCGACCCCGGCGACGTGTTCCGCGGGGCGCACCACATCGCCCCGGCCTGA
- a CDS encoding S9 family peptidase, translating to MLTPPETPKRPTTREHHGDVVVDDYEWLRDKDDPEVIAHLHAENAYTNARTEHLAVLTEQIFEEITERTKETDLSVPTREGDWWYFTRTVEGSQYGIHCRVPAAGPDDWEPPVLPETTGDELTDASYAPLPGEQVLLDENAEAEGHDYFSLGSFDITPDGSTLLYAVDVEGDERYTLRLRALDGSSRTYDDTIEGTAAGAVFDPTGRYVFYATVDEAWRPDTIWRHEVGTEASADVRVFTEPDERFWLGVGVTRSRRFLVIEAGSNVTSETWLLDASDPTGEFRVVWPRKDGVEYDVEHVVAGGKDRLLIVHNDGAVNFELVSVAASDPQGPRRMLLPHSEAVRLEAVDAFRDFVALEYRRDGLPRVAIAKLPPAGLPADATPDDTLHELVFDEPLISVAVGSNPDWEQPTLRIETASFVTPPTVTDLVVATGERRLRKQQPVLGGYDPSRYTQRREWATASDGTRIPISLVYRTDLVELGTPAPTLLYGYGSYEFSVDPAFAIPRLSLLDRGMIYAVAHVRGGGEMGRLWYEHGKRLKKRATFTDFVAVAEHLVDNDITAPDRLVAHGGSAGGLLVGAVANLAPRLFSGILARVPFVDPLTSILDPSLPLTVIEWDEWGNPLDDPEVYAYMKSYSPYENVHENHYPPILAITSLNDTRVLYVEPAKWVAKLRDAGADPLLKTEMAAGHGGSSGRYSAWRERAFAYAWVIDRARAHPSGE from the coding sequence GTGCTGACTCCGCCAGAGACCCCGAAGCGTCCGACGACGAGGGAGCACCACGGCGACGTGGTGGTCGACGACTACGAGTGGCTGCGCGACAAGGACGACCCCGAGGTCATCGCGCACCTGCACGCCGAGAACGCGTACACCAACGCCCGCACCGAGCACCTCGCCGTGCTCACCGAGCAGATCTTCGAGGAGATCACCGAACGCACCAAGGAGACCGACCTCTCCGTGCCGACCCGCGAGGGCGACTGGTGGTATTTCACCCGGACCGTCGAGGGCAGCCAGTACGGCATCCACTGCCGCGTCCCCGCCGCAGGGCCGGACGACTGGGAACCGCCGGTGCTGCCCGAGACCACCGGCGACGAGCTGACGGATGCCTCCTACGCGCCGCTGCCCGGCGAACAGGTGCTGCTCGACGAGAACGCCGAGGCCGAGGGCCACGACTACTTCTCGCTCGGCAGCTTCGACATCACCCCCGACGGCTCCACGCTGCTCTACGCCGTCGACGTCGAGGGAGACGAACGCTACACGCTGCGCCTCCGCGCGCTCGACGGTTCGAGCCGCACCTACGACGACACCATCGAGGGCACGGCCGCGGGCGCCGTCTTCGACCCGACGGGCCGGTACGTCTTCTACGCCACCGTCGACGAGGCCTGGCGCCCCGACACCATCTGGCGACACGAGGTCGGCACCGAGGCATCCGCCGATGTGCGGGTGTTCACCGAACCCGACGAACGGTTCTGGCTCGGCGTCGGCGTGACGCGGAGCCGCCGGTTCCTCGTCATCGAGGCCGGCTCGAACGTCACGAGCGAGACCTGGCTGCTGGATGCCTCGGACCCGACCGGCGAGTTCCGCGTCGTCTGGCCCCGGAAGGACGGCGTCGAGTACGACGTCGAGCACGTCGTCGCCGGCGGGAAGGACCGCCTGCTCATCGTCCACAACGACGGCGCGGTGAACTTCGAGCTGGTCTCCGTCGCGGCATCCGACCCTCAGGGGCCGCGGCGGATGCTGCTGCCCCACAGCGAGGCGGTGCGCCTCGAGGCCGTCGACGCGTTCCGCGACTTCGTGGCGCTGGAGTACCGCCGCGACGGGCTGCCGCGGGTGGCGATCGCCAAGCTGCCGCCCGCGGGTCTGCCGGCCGACGCGACGCCTGACGACACGCTGCACGAGCTCGTCTTCGACGAGCCGCTGATCTCGGTCGCCGTCGGCAGCAATCCCGACTGGGAGCAGCCGACATTGCGCATCGAGACGGCGAGCTTCGTCACGCCGCCCACGGTCACCGACCTCGTGGTCGCGACCGGTGAGCGCCGGCTGCGGAAGCAGCAGCCCGTGCTCGGCGGGTACGACCCTTCGCGATACACGCAGCGGCGGGAGTGGGCGACGGCCTCCGACGGCACGCGCATCCCGATCTCGCTCGTGTACCGCACCGACCTCGTCGAGCTCGGCACGCCCGCCCCGACGCTTCTCTACGGCTACGGCTCCTACGAGTTCTCGGTGGACCCGGCGTTCGCGATCCCGAGGCTGTCGCTGCTCGACCGCGGCATGATCTACGCGGTCGCGCACGTCCGAGGCGGCGGCGAGATGGGCCGGCTCTGGTACGAGCACGGGAAACGACTGAAGAAGCGGGCGACCTTCACGGACTTCGTCGCGGTCGCCGAGCATCTCGTCGACAACGACATCACGGCACCCGACCGGCTCGTGGCGCACGGCGGTTCCGCGGGCGGGCTCCTCGTCGGTGCGGTGGCGAACCTCGCTCCGAGGCTCTTCTCCGGGATCCTCGCGCGCGTGCCGTTCGTCGACCCGCTCACCTCGATCCTCGATCCGTCGCTGCCGCTCACCGTGATCGAGTGGGACGAGTGGGGCAACCCGCTCGACGACCCAGAGGTCTACGCGTACATGAAGTCGTACTCCCCGTACGAGAACGTGCACGAGAACCACTACCCGCCGATCCTCGCCATCACCTCCCTGAACGACACCCGGGTGCTGTACGTCGAGCCGGCGAAGTGGGTCGCGAAGCTGCGCGATGCGGGCGCCGACCCGCTGCTCAAGACCGAGATGGCGGCCGGGCACGGCGGCTCCTCCGGCCGGTACTCGGCATGGCGGGAGCGCGCGTTCGCGTACGCGTGGGTGATCGACCGGGCGAGGGCGCACCCGTCGGGCGAGTGA
- the efeB gene encoding iron uptake transporter deferrochelatase/peroxidase subunit, translating to MTETDASRGVSRRQLLGLAGAGAAGVAVGAVGGAAVGSAVASAVTGAATATGGAGASPFAFYGGHQAGIVTPAQDRLHFAAFDVSSTLDRDGLIRLLQDWTAAAARLTQGLEVEEGGAVGGSDYAPPADTGEALGLPASGLTITFGFGPGLFQGGEGEDGGDRFGLAAQRPADLAALPRFQGDALKPEWTGGDLAVQACAGDPQVAVHAIRNLSRIAFGRASLRWSQLGFGRTSSTSRAQQTPRNLFGFKDGTANLKAEDGDLLDEHVWVAASDGPAWLAGGTYLVARKIRMVIENWDRVQLGEQEALVGRSKGEGAPLSGGTEFSEPDFAVEGATGAPLIAPTAHVRLAHHSVNGGARMLRRGYNFVDGNDELGRLDAGLFFLSFQRSPQQFIDVQTSLAADGLNEYLKHVGSAIFAVPPGASEGEFVGQALFD from the coding sequence ATGACCGAGACGGATGCCTCGCGCGGCGTGAGCCGCCGGCAGCTGCTGGGCCTCGCGGGTGCGGGCGCCGCGGGTGTCGCGGTCGGCGCCGTCGGCGGCGCCGCCGTCGGATCCGCCGTCGCCTCGGCGGTCACGGGCGCCGCCACGGCGACCGGCGGGGCCGGGGCATCCCCGTTCGCCTTCTACGGCGGCCACCAGGCCGGCATCGTGACGCCCGCGCAGGACCGCCTGCACTTCGCGGCGTTCGACGTGTCGAGCACGCTCGACCGCGACGGGCTCATCCGCCTCCTGCAGGACTGGACCGCGGCGGCGGCCCGGCTCACCCAGGGGCTCGAGGTCGAAGAGGGCGGGGCGGTCGGCGGCTCCGACTACGCGCCGCCGGCCGACACCGGTGAGGCGCTCGGCCTGCCGGCGAGCGGGCTGACGATCACGTTCGGCTTCGGCCCCGGCCTCTTCCAGGGCGGGGAGGGCGAGGACGGCGGCGACCGGTTCGGGCTCGCCGCCCAGCGGCCGGCAGACCTCGCGGCGCTGCCGCGCTTCCAGGGCGACGCGCTGAAGCCCGAGTGGACCGGAGGCGACCTCGCCGTGCAGGCCTGCGCCGGCGACCCCCAGGTCGCCGTGCACGCCATCCGCAACCTCAGCCGCATCGCCTTCGGCCGGGCGAGCCTGCGCTGGTCGCAGCTGGGCTTCGGCCGCACCTCCTCGACGTCGCGCGCGCAGCAGACGCCGCGCAACCTCTTCGGCTTCAAAGACGGCACCGCGAACCTGAAGGCCGAGGACGGCGACCTGCTCGACGAGCACGTCTGGGTCGCGGCATCCGACGGGCCCGCCTGGCTGGCCGGCGGCACGTACCTCGTCGCCCGCAAGATCCGCATGGTGATCGAGAACTGGGACCGGGTGCAGCTCGGCGAGCAGGAGGCGCTCGTGGGCCGCTCCAAGGGCGAGGGCGCGCCGCTCTCGGGCGGCACGGAGTTCAGCGAACCCGACTTCGCGGTCGAGGGCGCGACCGGCGCGCCGCTGATCGCGCCGACGGCGCACGTGCGGCTCGCGCACCACTCCGTCAACGGCGGCGCACGCATGCTGCGCCGCGGGTACAACTTCGTCGACGGCAACGACGAGCTCGGCCGGCTCGACGCGGGGCTGTTCTTCCTCTCCTTCCAGCGGTCGCCGCAGCAGTTCATCGATGTGCAGACGAGCCTCGCCGCCGATGGGCTGAACGAGTACCTGAAGCACGTGGGTTCGGCGATCTTCGCCGTCCCGCCCGGAGCGAGCGAGGGCGAGTTCGTGGGCCAGGCGCTCTTCGACTGA
- the efeO gene encoding iron uptake system protein EfeO encodes MTRRALAASVAVTALTALVLTGCVAKSELAEAIPVDLSDDACTVGVSTAGAGAVTFALENTGTDVNEFEILADDKLRIVGEKENVTPGQQVEFTAQLQPGTYYTACKFQQVGAPIGLAKFTVTGEQAAVSSDEQQLADQAVAEYLAYVRSQVAELLPLVQQLADAYAAGDDATARSLFAAARVPYERIEPTAEAFGDLDPKIDFREVDAVADGLDWTGFHRIEKDLWAPQPGDLNSDGQDALQGWSPSTPEQRQGFADGLVADVTELHDLVTADDFAVSLADISNGAIALLDEVASGKITGEEDWWSGTDLSDFAANVQGAGVAFGAVRALAESKGDEGAALAEEIEGQFAALEEALAVHGSLDAGFADYATLTDADMKALSDQVNALAEPLSQLTSTVLGV; translated from the coding sequence ATGACCCGTCGCGCCCTCGCGGCCTCCGTCGCCGTGACCGCACTCACCGCGCTCGTCCTCACCGGCTGCGTGGCCAAGAGCGAGCTCGCCGAGGCGATCCCCGTCGACCTCTCCGACGACGCCTGCACGGTCGGCGTCTCGACGGCCGGCGCCGGCGCGGTCACGTTCGCGCTGGAGAACACCGGCACCGATGTGAACGAGTTCGAGATCCTCGCCGACGACAAGCTCCGCATCGTCGGCGAGAAGGAGAACGTCACCCCCGGGCAGCAGGTCGAGTTCACCGCCCAGCTCCAGCCGGGCACGTACTACACCGCGTGCAAGTTCCAGCAGGTCGGGGCGCCGATCGGTCTCGCGAAGTTCACCGTCACCGGCGAGCAGGCCGCGGTCTCCTCCGACGAGCAGCAGCTGGCCGACCAGGCGGTGGCCGAGTACCTCGCGTACGTGCGCTCCCAGGTCGCCGAGCTGCTGCCGCTCGTGCAGCAGCTCGCCGACGCGTACGCGGCCGGCGACGACGCGACCGCCCGGTCGCTCTTCGCCGCGGCCCGCGTGCCCTACGAGCGCATCGAGCCCACCGCGGAGGCCTTCGGCGACCTCGATCCGAAGATCGACTTCCGCGAGGTCGACGCGGTCGCCGACGGGCTCGACTGGACCGGGTTCCACCGGATCGAGAAGGATCTCTGGGCGCCGCAGCCGGGCGACCTGAACTCCGACGGGCAGGACGCGCTCCAGGGCTGGAGCCCCTCCACCCCCGAGCAGCGTCAGGGCTTCGCCGACGGCCTCGTCGCCGATGTCACCGAGCTCCACGACCTGGTGACGGCCGACGACTTCGCGGTCTCGCTCGCCGACATCTCGAACGGCGCGATCGCGCTGCTCGACGAGGTGGCCTCGGGCAAGATCACCGGCGAGGAGGACTGGTGGTCGGGCACCGACCTGTCGGACTTCGCCGCCAACGTGCAGGGGGCCGGCGTCGCGTTCGGCGCCGTGCGTGCGCTCGCGGAATCGAAGGGCGACGAGGGTGCCGCGCTCGCCGAGGAGATCGAGGGGCAGTTCGCCGCGCTCGAGGAGGCCCTCGCGGTGCACGGTTCGCTCGACGCCGGGTTCGCCGACTACGCCACCCTCACCGACGCGGACATGAAGGCGCTGAGCGACCAGGTCAACGCGCTCGCCGAACCGCTGTCGCAGCTGACGAGCACGGTGCTCGGGGTCTGA
- a CDS encoding LysM domain-containing protein, whose product MERAGSRRGIRTTAIGTLALSAALALASCAPAAEEPAATVVVTVTATPTPTPTPTPTPTPPPAAEPAPAPAPVPNAPAPVYEPGPAYDNGPIPGAMATPQTDASGMPILYVVVEGDSFFDIAQRFDLPQQQLLRMNPQIHDFGETVYIGDRINLDWTKTGVD is encoded by the coding sequence GTGGAACGAGCGGGATCGCGACGAGGCATCCGCACGACGGCGATCGGCACGCTGGCACTCTCGGCCGCGCTCGCCCTCGCCTCGTGCGCCCCGGCGGCCGAAGAACCCGCGGCGACCGTCGTCGTCACCGTGACGGCCACGCCGACCCCCACGCCGACCCCGACGCCCACGCCGACTCCCCCGCCCGCCGCCGAACCCGCTCCCGCCCCGGCCCCGGTGCCGAACGCCCCCGCCCCCGTGTACGAGCCGGGCCCGGCGTACGACAACGGGCCCATCCCCGGCGCGATGGCCACGCCCCAGACCGACGCGTCGGGCATGCCGATCCTCTACGTCGTCGTGGAGGGCGACAGCTTCTTCGACATCGCGCAGCGGTTCGACCTGCCGCAGCAGCAACTCCTGCGGATGAACCCGCAGATCCACGACTTCGGCGAGACGGTGTACATCGGCGACCGCATCAACCTCGACTGGACCAAGACGGGCGTCGACTGA
- the efeU gene encoding iron uptake transporter permease EfeU has translation MLANYLIGLREGLEAGLVVGILVAYLGKLGRRDLLGRLWLGIGLAIAVSLGFGALLTWGPYALTFQAQEILGGALSLVAVAMVTWMIFWMGTHGAGLSKELRGQVDQAIDRSWIALVVLGALSVGREGIETALFVWANVAGGNDPVLGTTGAVLGIVTAVAISWGISKGLVKVNLSAFFTWTGLFLILVAAGVLAYGIGDLQEAAVVPGWGAAAYSLAGVVQPGGFLDTLLGGIFNFTPEPTWAQVAGWTLYVAVTGWLYLRMLRRRHRPRPAAVADAPPAAVPAH, from the coding sequence GTGCTCGCGAACTACCTCATCGGCCTCCGCGAGGGCCTCGAGGCCGGCCTCGTCGTCGGCATCCTCGTCGCCTACCTCGGCAAGCTCGGCCGACGCGACCTGCTCGGCCGGCTCTGGCTCGGCATCGGGCTCGCCATCGCCGTCTCCTTGGGCTTCGGCGCCCTGCTCACCTGGGGCCCGTACGCGCTGACGTTCCAGGCGCAGGAGATCCTCGGCGGCGCCCTCTCCCTCGTCGCGGTCGCCATGGTCACCTGGATGATCTTCTGGATGGGCACCCACGGCGCGGGGCTGTCGAAGGAGCTCCGCGGGCAGGTCGATCAGGCCATCGACCGGTCGTGGATCGCGCTCGTCGTGCTCGGGGCGCTCTCCGTGGGCCGCGAGGGCATCGAGACGGCGCTCTTCGTGTGGGCCAACGTCGCCGGAGGCAACGACCCGGTGCTCGGCACGACCGGCGCGGTGCTCGGCATCGTCACGGCCGTCGCGATCTCCTGGGGCATCTCGAAGGGCCTCGTGAAGGTGAACCTCTCGGCGTTCTTCACGTGGACGGGACTCTTCCTCATCCTCGTCGCCGCGGGCGTCCTCGCGTACGGCATCGGCGACCTGCAGGAGGCCGCCGTCGTGCCGGGCTGGGGCGCGGCGGCGTACAGCCTCGCCGGCGTCGTCCAGCCGGGCGGTTTCCTCGACACCCTGCTCGGCGGCATCTTCAACTTCACCCCCGAGCCGACGTGGGCGCAGGTGGCCGGCTGGACCCTGTACGTGGCGGTCACCGGCTGGCTCTACCTCCGGATGCTCCGCCGACGGCACCGGCCGCGACCGGCCGCAGTCGCGGACGCCCCGCCCGCCGCGGTGCCCGCGCACTGA
- a CDS encoding PLP-dependent aminotransferase family protein, which yields MDGPLLVVDRDRTTPIGVQLVEGLRRGILSGALRAGDPMPSTRALAAELGVARSSVVQAYDRLAGEGYLESRQGAPTRVAALERPAGSGFAPSADRADEGAPVPDASAPALALIDLSPGIPSTARIDERAWRAAWRRAAAVPVSSWSPPAFGLPELRAAIADHLRLARGVRCSADDVVVTAGTADALALLAVALRAVRGERPRVVVEDPGYPSARRTLARRGVHLRPVAVGPDGLDLAALDRVRGPVDAVMVTPSHQYPLGGRLPVADRLALLDWAGRRDALVIEDDYDSEFRHTGAPLPALASLDEEGRVVLVGSFSKVLTPWVRFGYLVLPPETSDPALRDAVTAIRADEHGPVAGPVQHAMADLLASGALRRHIAATRREYGHRRRLVLDALGGLESPARGIRLTALDGGLHAVLELPDEAATDAVVERLAREGVVVAPLSLYSAAADVPPAAGCERSGSAGNAHAGLVIGYAGVGDTALADALARIRRAVQQQCGDR from the coding sequence ATGGATGGCCCGCTGCTCGTCGTCGACCGCGACCGGACCACGCCGATCGGCGTGCAGCTCGTCGAGGGGCTGCGGCGGGGCATCCTCTCGGGCGCGCTCCGCGCCGGCGATCCGATGCCGTCGACGCGCGCACTCGCGGCCGAGCTGGGCGTCGCGCGGAGCTCGGTCGTGCAGGCGTACGACCGCCTCGCCGGCGAGGGCTACCTCGAGTCGCGGCAGGGTGCGCCCACGCGCGTGGCCGCGCTGGAGCGCCCGGCCGGCAGTGGATTCGCGCCGTCCGCCGACCGCGCGGACGAAGGGGCACCGGTGCCGGATGCGTCGGCACCGGCCCTCGCCCTCATCGACCTCTCCCCGGGCATCCCGTCGACGGCGCGCATCGACGAGCGCGCGTGGCGGGCGGCGTGGCGCCGCGCGGCCGCCGTGCCCGTGTCGTCGTGGTCGCCGCCGGCGTTCGGCCTGCCTGAGCTCCGCGCCGCGATCGCCGACCACCTGCGGCTCGCCCGCGGCGTGCGGTGCTCGGCCGACGACGTCGTCGTGACCGCGGGTACCGCGGATGCGCTCGCGCTGCTCGCGGTCGCCCTGCGCGCCGTCCGCGGCGAGCGCCCGCGGGTCGTCGTCGAGGATCCGGGGTACCCGTCGGCGCGCCGCACGCTCGCTCGACGGGGCGTGCACCTCCGGCCCGTCGCCGTCGGGCCGGACGGCCTCGACCTCGCGGCGCTCGACCGCGTCCGCGGTCCCGTGGACGCGGTCATGGTGACCCCGAGCCACCAGTACCCGCTCGGAGGCCGGCTGCCCGTGGCCGACCGGCTCGCCCTGCTCGACTGGGCCGGTCGGCGGGACGCGCTGGTCATCGAGGACGACTACGACAGCGAGTTCCGGCACACGGGGGCGCCGCTGCCGGCGCTCGCCTCGCTCGACGAGGAGGGGCGTGTAGTGCTCGTCGGCAGCTTCTCCAAAGTGCTGACGCCGTGGGTGCGGTTCGGCTACCTCGTGCTGCCGCCCGAGACCAGCGACCCGGCGCTTCGCGACGCCGTGACGGCGATCCGCGCCGACGAGCACGGGCCGGTGGCCGGGCCGGTGCAGCACGCCATGGCCGACCTCCTCGCGTCCGGCGCCCTCCGCCGCCATATTGCGGCCACCCGGCGCGAGTACGGACACCGGCGCCGGCTGGTGCTCGACGCCCTGGGGGGCCTCGAATCGCCGGCGCGGGGCATCCGGCTCACCGCGCTCGACGGCGGACTGCACGCGGTACTCGAGCTGCCCGACGAGGCCGCCACGGACGCCGTCGTCGAGCGGCTCGCGCGGGAGGGGGTGGTCGTCGCACCGCTGTCCCTCTACTCGGCCGCCGCGGATGTCCCGCCGGCGGCCGGCTGCGAGCGCTCCGGCTCGGCCGGGAACGCGCACGCCGGCCTCGTCATCGGCTACGCCGGCGTCGGTGACACGGCGCTCGCGGACGCGCTCGCCCGCATCCGGCGGGCGGTGCAGCAGCAGTGCGGCGACCGGTGA